In the genome of Candidatus Angelobacter sp., the window TCAAGCGGAACGAGGAGCTGCTCCGCGCCAAACTGGTTTCCGAATCAACCTTCCTCGAATTCAAGACCGGCTTCGACGTTGCCAAGGCCCAGTATCAATCCGCCATCCATCAGGTGGATGTCGCCAATGCGTCGTTGTCACGCACCGTGGAGGAACTGGCAAAGACGACCATCGTGTCGCCGTTGAACGGAACGATCAGCAAACTGAACTCGCGGCTGGGCGAACGCGTGGTGGGCACCTCCATGATGGCCGGCACGGAAATTATGATCGTGGCCGACCTGAATGAAATGGAGGCGCGGGTTGATCTCGGCGAAATCGACGTCGTGTTGATCAAGCCCGGACAGAAGGCGAAACTGGAGGTGGACGCGTTTCGGGACCGCAAATTCGACGGGACCGTCACCGAGATTGCCAATTCATCAAACGATTCCGGCCTGTCCGCGGCGTCGGGCGGAGGTGGCGGCAGTTCACAGGAGGCGACCAAGTTTCAGGTGAAGATACACGTCAACGAAAAGGAAAATTTCCGTCCCGGCATGTCGGTGACCTCGGAGATCGAGACACGCTACCGCACCAACGTCCTTTCCGTCCCGATTCAGAGCGTGACGACGCGTTTGCCCAAGGAACCCGCCAGCAAAGGCCGGACGAACGGGGTTGTTCTGGCCGGGAACACCGCAGGTTCCGCAATGGCCGCCGATGCTTCCTCTGCAAGCGGGTCGAGCACCAACAAGACGGAGAAGAAGGCCAGTGAGGCGCCGAAACCGATCG includes:
- a CDS encoding efflux RND transporter periplasmic adaptor subunit; translated protein: MANPKSKKRRKIVIFTAIGLVLVGLTVAAVFRKREPVITVQVEKSARRNLTETVVANGKIQPVLQVKISPEVSGEIIDLPVKEGQAVKKGDLLVKINPDVYISNRKSAEASYMSASASRDLAEANMKKAELEFKRNEELLRAKLVSESTFLEFKTGFDVAKAQYQSAIHQVDVANASLSRTVEELAKTTIVSPLNGTISKLNSRLGERVVGTSMMAGTEIMIVADLNEMEARVDLGEIDVVLIKPGQKAKLEVDAFRDRKFDGTVTEIANSSNDSGLSAASGGGGGSSQEATKFQVKIHVNEKENFRPGMSVTSEIETRYRTNVLSVPIQSVTTRLPKEPASKGRTNGVVLAGNTAGSAMAADASSASGSSTNKTEKKASEAPKPIEVVFVVEGDHVKMVPVKRGISDDSHVEIIEGLKEGEEVVSGGYKAISRELEDGKKVGKGKVEAEKD